The following are from one region of the Microbacterium paraoxydans genome:
- a CDS encoding carbohydrate ABC transporter permease, translating to MSTETLTTIPADGRRKRQKMERVNWSGTIILILCTATILIPLYVTISMAFKTTGQAVDGNAFSLPAPFSIDGFVQAWTLTKFPVGAAISLLVTAGTVIATIVLAAFASYAIVRNWDRRLFRYSFFYLLAAMFIPFPVVALPQIQLTGRVGLDNPFGVIVLATMFQLSFSVLLFTAFLRSIPIELEESARIDGATTWQTFWRLIFPLLAPMSATVGIFAFLYAWNDFMMPSLIISDPALQTLPVRQNLFQNQFSNNYNVAFASYLMAMAPAIVAYLFTQRWVMEGVTQGAVKG from the coding sequence ATGTCGACGGAGACCCTCACCACCATCCCCGCGGACGGACGCCGGAAGCGGCAGAAGATGGAGCGCGTCAACTGGTCGGGCACCATCATCCTGATCCTGTGCACGGCGACCATCCTCATCCCGCTGTACGTGACGATCTCGATGGCGTTCAAGACCACCGGCCAGGCGGTCGACGGCAACGCGTTTTCGCTGCCGGCGCCGTTCAGCATCGACGGCTTCGTGCAGGCGTGGACGTTGACGAAGTTCCCGGTCGGCGCCGCGATCTCGCTGCTCGTCACGGCAGGGACGGTCATCGCGACGATCGTCCTCGCGGCCTTCGCGTCGTACGCGATCGTGCGCAACTGGGACCGCCGGCTGTTCCGGTACTCCTTCTTCTATCTGCTCGCGGCGATGTTCATCCCGTTCCCCGTCGTGGCGCTTCCGCAGATCCAGCTCACCGGGCGCGTCGGTCTCGACAACCCGTTCGGCGTGATCGTCCTCGCCACCATGTTCCAGCTCAGCTTCAGCGTGCTGCTGTTCACGGCGTTCCTGCGCTCGATCCCGATCGAGCTGGAGGAGAGCGCGCGGATCGACGGTGCCACGACCTGGCAGACGTTCTGGCGGCTCATCTTCCCGTTGCTCGCGCCGATGAGCGCCACGGTCGGCATCTTCGCCTTCCTCTACGCCTGGAACGACTTCATGATGCCGTCGCTGATCATCTCCGACCCGGCGCTGCAGACGCTGCCGGTGCGGCAGAACCTCTTCCAGAACCAGTTCAGCAACAACTACAACGTCGCCTTCGCCTCGTACCTGATGGCCATGGCGCCCGCGATCGTCGCCTACCTCTTCACTCAGCGCTGGGTGATGGAGGGCGTCACGCAGGGTGCCGTCAAGGGCTGA